A single Tuberibacillus sp. Marseille-P3662 DNA region contains:
- the pnpS gene encoding two-component system histidine kinase PnpS: MRKSLRISLAVIVLTGCLLMMNELIQTANVRQYKHVVKDRLEAVKAFVVENETLMISEERSNLNQFAAETDEKLVLYGPKGDILYQSSPTTKDFQPFAASEQYQQADHQFGYAQSLKTADGHLLGYIKLKGDIPKLKGLFTLYFIIFLAGILFIFGYERFTRRFTKPLRDATDMAESLAVRAYETRISETGELKASVDLNRSLNTLARNLEKMTKSYQLQQDRLRTLIENIGSGLIFIDQSGQINLVNKTYQETFRQTTQDWINDDYQHAIPQQEVVEVIDETFLTEQRMSRQLRLPIHIERRHFDVSSVPILNNQQKLHGILVVFHDITELKKLEKVRRDFVANVSHELKTPVTSITGFAETLLDDGSNDDELTKSFLTIILNESKRLQTLIHDLLDLSKIEQDQFQISWDSVDIKTILDEIMLILKGKAEEKQIDLHIRHADPVHALGDAYRIRQIVINLINNAIAYTPEGGHVYAAIYDGGDHVQFQVSDTGIGIDEKQVPRIFERFYRVDKARSRDSGGTGLGLAIVKHLVEAHEGKINVGSVPGEGTTFTIVFKKSEIT; encoded by the coding sequence ATGAGAAAGTCGTTGCGGATAAGTTTAGCTGTAATCGTCCTCACGGGTTGTTTATTGATGATGAATGAACTCATTCAAACCGCTAATGTTCGACAATATAAGCATGTTGTTAAAGACCGACTTGAAGCGGTTAAAGCCTTTGTAGTTGAAAACGAGACATTAATGATATCGGAAGAGCGTTCTAATTTGAATCAATTTGCTGCGGAAACCGATGAAAAACTTGTGCTATACGGTCCTAAGGGTGACATTCTCTATCAATCGTCTCCGACAACCAAGGATTTTCAGCCATTTGCTGCATCTGAGCAGTATCAACAAGCTGATCATCAATTTGGTTATGCGCAGTCGCTAAAAACAGCAGATGGTCATCTTTTGGGATATATCAAGTTAAAAGGAGACATTCCTAAGTTAAAGGGGCTTTTCACGCTTTATTTCATCATATTTTTGGCCGGTATTTTGTTCATTTTTGGGTATGAGCGTTTCACACGTCGATTTACAAAGCCATTGAGAGATGCGACTGATATGGCAGAATCCTTAGCGGTTAGAGCCTATGAAACAAGAATATCGGAGACCGGTGAGTTAAAGGCTTCTGTTGATCTCAATCGTTCATTGAATACGCTGGCTAGAAATTTAGAAAAAATGACGAAGTCCTATCAATTGCAACAAGACCGCCTCCGCACATTAATTGAGAACATCGGAAGCGGTCTTATTTTCATTGATCAGAGTGGGCAAATTAATTTAGTGAACAAAACTTATCAAGAAACCTTTAGGCAGACTACACAAGATTGGATTAACGATGATTACCAGCACGCCATTCCTCAACAGGAAGTCGTAGAAGTGATTGATGAAACATTTTTGACTGAACAACGCATGTCACGACAGTTGAGATTGCCGATTCATATTGAACGGCGGCATTTTGACGTCTCAAGTGTGCCGATTCTTAATAATCAACAGAAACTGCACGGCATTTTGGTGGTCTTTCATGATATTACAGAATTGAAAAAATTGGAGAAGGTCAGACGGGATTTCGTTGCTAACGTTTCCCATGAACTTAAGACCCCTGTGACGTCAATTACTGGCTTTGCGGAAACGCTATTGGATGATGGGAGTAACGATGACGAATTGACGAAGTCGTTTCTTACGATTATCTTGAATGAAAGCAAGCGACTACAAACACTGATTCATGATTTGCTCGATTTGTCCAAGATTGAACAGGATCAATTTCAAATATCGTGGGATTCCGTTGATATAAAAACGATATTAGATGAAATCATGTTAATATTAAAGGGAAAAGCAGAAGAAAAACAGATTGACCTTCACATCCGTCACGCTGACCCTGTTCACGCTTTGGGAGACGCCTACCGGATCCGACAAATTGTGATAAACTTGATAAACAACGCTATTGCTTATACCCCTGAGGGGGGGCATGTGTATGCAGCCATCTATGACGGTGGTGATCATGTTCAATTTCAGGTGTCAGACACAGGAATCGGTATTGATGAAAAACAAGTTCCAAGGATTTTTGAAAGATTTTATCGTGTCGATAAAGCAAGAAGTCGAGATTCCGGAGGAACGGGTTTAGGATTGGCGATTGTCAAACATTTGGTTGAGGCCCATGAAGGAAAGATTAATGTTGGCAGTGTCCCGGGTGAAGGCACAACGTTTACGATAGTATTTAAGAAATCAGAAATTACATAG
- the mdh gene encoding malate dehydrogenase produces the protein MGITRRKVSVIGAGFTGATTAFLTAQKELADVVLVDVPDMEDPTKGKALDMLESGPVLGFDANVKGTSDYKDTAGSDIVVITAGIARKPGMSRDDLVATNSKIMKQVTKQIVEHSPDCTIVVLTNPVDAMTYSVFKESGFPKHRVIGQSGVLDTARFRTFVAEELNLSVEDITGFVLGGHGDDMVPLVRYSYAGGIPLEKLISKERLDAIVERTRKGGGEIVGLLGNGSAYYAPAASLVQMVEAILKDKRRVLPAIAYLEGEYGYSDLYLGVPVIVGGNGLEDIIELDLTDDEEKALSQSVESVKNVMHVL, from the coding sequence ATGGGTATTACACGTAGAAAAGTTTCCGTTATCGGTGCTGGTTTTACAGGCGCGACAACAGCTTTTTTAACGGCTCAAAAAGAGTTGGCCGACGTTGTTCTCGTTGACGTTCCGGACATGGAAGATCCAACTAAAGGGAAAGCCTTAGACATGTTGGAATCAGGCCCCGTTCTTGGTTTTGACGCGAATGTCAAAGGTACTTCGGATTATAAAGATACAGCAGGGTCCGATATTGTTGTGATTACAGCGGGCATTGCTAGAAAGCCGGGTATGAGCCGGGATGACCTCGTCGCAACTAACTCGAAAATTATGAAACAGGTCACGAAGCAAATCGTGGAACATTCACCGGATTGTACGATTGTTGTTTTGACAAATCCGGTCGACGCCATGACATACTCAGTCTTTAAAGAATCGGGATTCCCAAAACATCGTGTCATTGGTCAATCAGGTGTTCTTGATACAGCTCGTTTCCGGACGTTTGTTGCTGAAGAATTGAATCTCTCAGTTGAGGATATTACTGGTTTTGTTCTCGGCGGCCATGGAGATGATATGGTACCACTTGTTCGTTATTCCTACGCAGGCGGCATTCCGCTTGAAAAACTCATTTCTAAAGAGCGATTAGACGCCATCGTGGAACGGACGAGAAAAGGCGGTGGTGAAATTGTCGGTTTGCTCGGCAATGGCAGTGCTTACTACGCACCAGCGGCTTCCTTAGTTCAAATGGTTGAAGCCATTCTTAAGGATAAACGGCGTGTTTTACCAGCTATTGCCTATCTTGAGGGTGAATATGGTTATAGCGATTTATATCTCGGTGTCCCAGTCATTGTCGGTGGAAATGGTTTAGAAGACATCATTGAATTGGATTTAACAGATGATGAAGAGAAGGCTCTGTCTCAGTCTGTTGAATCGGTTAAGAACGTTATGCACGTTCTCTAA
- a CDS encoding response regulator transcription factor, which produces MAKRILVVDDEPSIVTLLKYNLEKAGYEVVAASTGPEALEVALQETIDLMVLDLMLPDMDGMDVCRKMRQQQALVPILMLTAKDDELNKIIGLENGADDYMTKPFSPREVTARVKAILRRVNQSEQTTEHKPKERRYTVGDVVVYPDNYEATFKGEYMTLTPKELELLVYLIKHKGRVLKREQLLSAVWNYDFAGDTRIVDVHVSHLREKIEIDTRKPRYIKTIRGLGYKFEDPTS; this is translated from the coding sequence TTGGCAAAACGAATACTTGTCGTTGACGATGAGCCATCGATTGTCACTTTATTAAAATATAATCTTGAGAAAGCGGGCTATGAAGTGGTAGCCGCTTCCACCGGACCAGAGGCTTTGGAAGTTGCCCTCCAAGAGACAATTGATTTAATGGTGCTTGATTTAATGCTACCGGACATGGATGGCATGGATGTTTGCCGGAAAATGAGACAACAGCAGGCACTCGTACCGATACTTATGCTAACCGCCAAAGATGATGAATTGAATAAAATCATTGGTTTGGAAAATGGCGCCGATGACTATATGACCAAGCCATTTAGTCCGCGGGAGGTGACAGCGCGGGTTAAGGCGATTTTACGGCGTGTAAATCAGTCCGAACAAACAACAGAACACAAACCGAAAGAACGCAGATATACGGTAGGCGATGTGGTTGTCTATCCTGATAATTATGAGGCGACTTTTAAAGGTGAATACATGACCTTAACGCCAAAAGAATTGGAATTATTGGTTTACCTTATTAAGCATAAGGGACGTGTATTGAAGAGAGAGCAGTTATTAAGCGCCGTTTGGAATTATGATTTTGCTGGGGATACCCGTATTGTGGATGTCCATGTTAGCCACTTAAGAGAGAAAATCGAGATAGATACGCGGAAGCCCCGTTATATCAAAACCATTAGAGGATTGGGATATAAGTTTGAGGATCCAACATCATGA